A single Argentina anserina chromosome 7, drPotAnse1.1, whole genome shotgun sequence DNA region contains:
- the LOC126801641 gene encoding FCS-Like Zinc finger 3: MKKGMFSYSSYEDHFQNEPHFLDSCFLCRKSLGNNSDIFMYRGNTPFCSKDCRQEQIEFDEAKERNWKVSSSSSSSSSRSTMRKSDANKDSSTSKTVRTGRVAVA, from the exons ATGAAGAAAGGAATGTTCTCCTACAGCTCTTATGAAGATCATTTCCAGAATGAGCCTCACTTTCTTGATTCCTGCTTTCTCTGCAGAAAGTCACTTGGAAACAACTCAGACATCTTCATGTACAG GGGAAATACACCATTCTGTAGCAAAGATTGCAGACAAGAACAAATAGAGTTTGATGAGGCTAAAGAGAGGAACTGGAAAGtgtcctcttcttcttcctcatcttcaAGCAGATCAACTATGAGAAAATCAGATGCCAACAAAGATTCCTCCACCAGCAAAACTGTACGGACAGGCAGAGTTGCTGTGGCCTAG